In Uranotaenia lowii strain MFRU-FL chromosome 2, ASM2978415v1, whole genome shotgun sequence, one genomic interval encodes:
- the LOC129748223 gene encoding uncharacterized protein LOC129748223 — protein sequence MNPSEVGNPSRFSSSVRSHSYGRDSPNNCEPLNASSSTAIYQKQQQNQQRQTQSCESDDSDDGAENVPDLERYVRLSEEHVEAVVILKNEFRGEEPTGTGGSMDALLLKNNNGKLTFNLTPAKLGNMTGFELVCDTRKSSSAGSICLVDGKGVVRKSSLRRNSLYNNQFDLERQLLMDQPKPLPEVTGMYDIPKRILMPMFSEDQDFMDLNKFYDKKSQLKFDEILTMYDQFPTDFLPGKYKCAVCKKLCHDPRVLDCLHTFCKRCLIELDAASHSGSNLFWRRINQECGGSYEWDSNDEKTDEEKVFTGPAANCNASAHDSSRANDCVVGGEATSSTTGAAAANQELFSGESRFDQIRASFQSFRERNCLKSPSKEKFHLKELSQPKVLLSNEEKLLVCPTCRMTTELPLGGINRLPPHFVMARKIEDIVSACGNPPPNIFCELCSTEVAATSSCSTCSLKLCNFCKEAHQRQRNTSSHIVRTIGELLLKKSRRTNPTSETRSIKCPMHPEHQLKLFCTTCHQVICNECTTFIHRDHKSTSAAKACKVYSRFVRNAIEQTRPLEDFAMQSVARLNDVSIRINSKCESVQRDVEAFIDEYISALEDHRKALLKQIADIREAKMEMIIAQKADLEQRSQNAHAAVDFAEEIISEGNEIENLVFISILLRRFEQCLKSNRMLDFKVTDSLEFLPEEQTPNSRVQSRIPLYGVITTQKADPKRCTLENGTDLAQQGLKVHRKVDLSLVTKDYDDRTMAHGGLIVQTDLRYRDEDNRTVPVTVTDNQNGTYRLAFVPERAGVMHLMVSVDGKVIEVSSVAIGPRRLIAKHMSGL from the exons ATGAATCCCTCGGAAGTCGGCAATCCTTCTCGTTTTTCTTCAAGTGTTCGTTCTCATTCGTATGGCAGGGACAGCCCTAACAACTGTGAGCCCTTGAATGCATCATCATCAACGGCAATCTACCAAAAGCAGCAGCAGAATCAGCAAAGGCAGACGCAATCCTGCGAGTCGGACGATAGTGACGATGGAGCAGAAAATGTTCCGGATTTGGAGCGCTACGTGCGGCTCAGCGAAGAACATGTGGAGGCGGttgtgattttgaaaaatgaattccGCGGGGAGGAACCAACCGGAACCGGAGGCAGCATGGATGCTCTGCTGCTGAAGAACAACAATGGCAAACTGACGTTCAATTTGACACCGGCAAAATTGGGGAACATGACCGGATTCGAGCTGGTCTGCGATACGCGAAAATCGAGCTCCGCGGGAAGCATCTGTCTGGTCGATGGCAAGGGCGTGGTTCGCAAATCGAGCCTCCGCAGGAATTCTTTGTACAACAATCAGTTTGACCTGGAGAGGCAATTGCTAATGGACCAGCCAAAGCCGCTGCCGGAAGTGACCGGAATGTATGATATCCCGAAAAGAATTCTGATGCCAATGTTCAGCGAGGACCAGGATTTCATGGATCTGAACAAGTTTTACGACAAAAAATCGCAGCTCAAGTTCGATGAAATACT CACAATGTACGACCAGTTTCCGACGGATTTTCTACCGGGCAAGTACAAATGTGCCGTCTGCAAAAAGCTGTGTCACGATCCGCGTGTTCTGGATTGCTTGCATACTTTTTGCAAGCGCTGCCTGATTGAGCTGGACGCCGCGTCTCACAGCGGAAGCAATCTGTTCTGGCGCCGGATCAACCAGGAGTGCGGCGGAAGCTACGAATGGGATT CAAATGACGAAAAAACTGACGAGGAAAAAGTTTTCACCGGTCCAGCTGCCAATTGCAATGCGAGTGCACACGATTCCTCACGTGCCAACGATTGTGTTGTGGGAGGAGAAGCCACTTCATCTACTAccggtgctgctgctgctaatcaGGAGCTGTTCAGCGGCGAATCACGTTTCGATCAGATTAGAGCATCCTTTCAGAGCTTCCGGGAGAGAAACTGTTTGAAGTCGCCGTCCAAGGAAAAG TTCCACCTGAAAGAGCTCAGTCAACCGAAAGTTTTGCTAAGCAACGAGGAAAAACTTCTGGTGTGTCCAACGTGCCGAATGACGACGGAGCTGCCACTCGGGGGCATCAACCGATTGCCGCCGCACTTTGTGATGGCTCGCAAAATCGAGGACATCGTTTCGGCCTGCGGAAATCCACCGCCCAACATATTTTGCGAGCTTTGCAGCACCGAAGTGGCG GCCACATCATCATGCTCGACGTGCTCGCTGAAATTGTGCAACTTTTGCAAAGAAGCCCACCAGCGGCAACGGAACACATCCAGCCACATCGTCCGGACGATCGGGGAACTGTTGCTGAAAAAATCCCGCCGCACCAATCCAACATCCGAGACACGCTCCATTAAGTGTCCCATGCATCCGGAgcatcaattaaaattattctGCACCACTTGCCATCAGGTGATATGCAACGAGTGCACGACGTTTATCCATCGGGACCATAAATCGACGTCGGCGGCCAAAGCCTGCAAAGTCTACTCCCGCTTCGTTAGGAATGCCATCGAGCAGACCAGACCCCTGGAAGATTTCGCCATGCAGTCCGTGGCCCGGCTCAATGACGTGTCGATCCGGATCAACAGCAAGTGCGAATCGGTCCAGCGGGACGTTGAGGCTTTCATTGATGAGTACATTTCCGCTCTCGAGGACCACCGGAAGGCACTCCTCAAACAGATTGCCGACATCCGGGAGGCCAAGATGGAGATGATTATCGCCCAGAAGGCGGATCTAG AACAACGGTCCCAGAACGCTCACGCGGCCGTCGACTTCGCCGAGGAAATAATCAGCGAGGGTAATGAGATAGAAAATCTTGTTTTCATCAGCATCTTGCTGCGACGCTTCGAGCAGTGTCTGAAATCGAACCGTATGCTCGACTTCAAAGTGACGGATAGCTTGGAATTCCTGCCGGAGGAACAGACGCCGAACTCCCGGGTTCAAAGTCGCATTCCTCTGTATGGAGTCATCACTACGCAGAAGGCAGACCCAAAGCGCTGCACCCTGGAGAATGGAACCGATCTGGCCCAGCAAGGATTGAAAGTGCACCGGAAAGTGGACCTGTCGCTTGTCACCAAAGATTACGATGACCGGACGATGGCTCACGGTGGCTTGATTGTGCAAACGGATTTGCGCTATCGGGATGAGGACAATCGAACCGTTCCTGTCACAGTGACCGACAATCAAAACGGAACCTATCGGCTGGCGTTTGTTCCGGAACGGGCAGGTGTTATGCATCTGATGGTATCCGTTGATGGGAAAGTTATTGAGGTGAGTTCCGTAGCCATTGGCCCAAGGCGGTTAATTGCGAAACATATGTCAGGTTTATGA